CGTTGCACGGCACCAAGCGACACGTGACAACGACACATGGACTGACCAGCGGCAGCCACCCGGCCACACCCTGAGCCCGTCACCGGCAGCACACTCGCGCGCGTGGTGACCGCGGCCTCAGGTTAAAAACTGGGAACGATGCCACACACGCTTTTTAAACCAGGCCAAAAACTACTCACTAATTCGACGAAGGCTCAACTAATTCCATGAACCTAAGGTCAACACTACCGCTAGCTAGCGACGCAATCGTCATGACTAGGGAGCAACCAGAGAGGGAGTGAGAGGAATGCCAACATGAGCTCGTCGCGCTGAACGTTAGATCGCGAATAGAGCGCCAACAACACGACTTTGACACGTTTTAACGAAGTTTGGGAAATTTTACGAAGGTATCGTGACACCCAACACCACTACCACttaagccatgctcaagtacTTGCCTAGAGGCAACCAACAGTGCAAGAACATGAAGTCAGTGTTTAGACAATTTTGTTAGAATTTGAATGTCAAAACGACATTGTCTACTATcattttcagatttagaaaagGGCAAGGCCCAGTTAGGACTAACAACCATTTGCACTTTCGTCACAATTTTTAAtatgtctaaaccttattaatttcaTCCAATAAAcatttcatgcaatagtccatactttatactaaaccataggagcaaaacatttaagcacccttttactattttgctcaatataaatcACCAAAAATGGCATTTGAAACATAAGTTCAATTTCTCGTCGATTCAACGAAACGTTCTAGTTTGAACTTcggatttgatttttgagctcccaaaaaccCTAGTTAACAATACTCACTTCCCAAAAATTAAAGTTGTATTCTTATCTACACTATTTGCTCACCATTTTTACAAAAACACTATACACAAGTTATATCTTGTTTTTGTTTGCAGAAAttgtttcatgtgtgttttaacttGTTAAAGTTCGAAAACTCGTTCAACTTGATTTCTCCGAGGCCTTAACCTAGGCGCTAAACAAGTTTGTAATACAAGAGGTGTTACACCCCTCCCCCGCTCCGCCGCTCCCCCGCACTCGTTCTCCTCCGCTTCGCTCCGCCCGCGTGCAAGCTCGCTGCTGCCCCCGCCCGCTCATGCTCCCTCCCTCCGTCCATCCCTCACCCCTCTGCAACCTCCATGCAACCCCGCACTCCCTAGCGACCCGTCTCCCGCTCCATCGACCGGAGACGAGGATGACGGTGGCggctccgacgaggtaggtcggtccttctccggatctgagccctcctcctcctccttctcctcctctgggTCTGAGAGACACgacagtggctagggttccggcgaacTCTGGGGTCCTATTCCCTCCTCCCTCCGGCAAGCTCGAAGGTGATGTGTCAGGGGCTGTTTTGTACGccttttttgttgtttttttcgTGTTGCAATGGAtttttttggatgttgcaacagatgattttcgAATGTTGCAATATGATTTTTGGGTCGTTGCGACAGATGTTTTTGCGATGTTGTAGTGctactgcttgagatgttgcagaaaataatttttgatgttgcagcacataattttcgatgttaCAGCACATAATTTTCGatattgcagtacatatttttttgATGTTACAATGCATatttttgatgttgcagtacatattttgaTGTTGCAGTACTACTGCTTGAGATATTGCAATACATAATTTTCAATGTTGCAgcacataattttcgatgttgcagtacatatttttttgatgttgcagtacatgtttttcgatgttgcagtacatatttttcaatgttgcagtacataattttcgTTGTTGTAGTACATATTTTTTGATGTTATAGTACATGTTTTTCAATGTTGCACTATAAatttttgcgatgttgcagtatTTTATATCTCGATGTTGGATTACGTAGTTTTTCCATATGTTTACAATGTTGTACCTGAAATGTTTCGTACTTTTTTTTTGGGATAGGGGCGCGGTGGGAGAACAGGATACGTTGGGGAACGTAGGACAGAGGCGCAGTGGGGTGCGGTGTTTTCCGTTCTATAcgtgggggggagggggggggggcatgTGGGGTTGGGAAGGGTGCGTCCGGGCGCTAGAATCATGAAAAGCCCTTGGTAAGCAGCGGCTAAAACGTAATCGAAAACAATCACGGGCCATCTTGTCAAGTCCTTCGTCGAGACGCAGCGGGCCGCTAGGAGGATTCGGCCCAACAACAGCCTGCTCTCCTCTCTCTGTGCGGCGTGAATTTCTTGTAGTATAAGTAGGGGGAAAAAACGAGCTGAAGAAGTCCGAACAGGAGAGCGGAATCCGACTCCGAGTCGCGTCACAGCTCCTGCCTCTCCTGCGCTGCGCTACGCCTACATATATCAGGAAAGGAAACGAACCCGAATTACTGTACCACTATAGCGAATACTGTGCCACTTTTGCTGAGTGCTGCTACTCGCACATGGTGGCAGTTTTATTATAAAATAAAGAACCAGTTTAGGAGGAGCTGCAGTGGAACTTCTCCATCTTAAGTGGCTAAATTATTTTAGAGAGCCAGTTTAGATATCTAAATTTAaagatactcttggagatgctctaatcagGAGGTGTACTAGCCCTTTTCTTGGACAAGGAACCCATATTTTGTTGAAGGGCGTGGCTAGCGTCTGGGCATCTAGACGGACGCGCGCGTCCGGACGCGAGCTGCCCCAGTCCTTTCTCTCCGCGCGGGCAGGACCCGAGAGCCGGGACGAGGACGAGCACGCCCTTAGTCCGCGGGACCCAAGCACGCCATGCGCCCCGACCGCCGACACCCAACTCGTCGTGCCTGATCCCCCGATGCCCAGGCCGTGCCCCCATGACTCTCTGAACACACATCtaaaacatgaaacacttgaatgcaacatacttatgaagcagataaaatatttgaaacatacacttaaaacatgtgtgtgatacataagcaacatacaaataaaacacttgcaacttgcaatatgaaaacacttactgcaacataaaaCTGAAAAAACTGATACCAttggaacatactcttgcaacatgtgtgaaacatatgcaacatacaaatcaaaaacacttgcaaacatatgtccgaaaacagataaaacattttgaacaaatacttgcaacatgtctctgaaacacttgcaacatccggatctacttttgcaatatccacatgaaacacttacaacatacctctgaaacatctggaacacatgaaacatacgcttgcaacatgtcagGCGCGGCACTCTAGTGGACGACGACCACCATGTCAGGCGCGCTGAGGAACTCGATAACTGCCTCGATGGACAGATCGAGGCTAGGAGAGGTAGCGGAGCGAAGAGCACCATAgacttgcccccccccccccgagcttCTTGTGCTATTGGGGCACGAGGAGCCTCGAGGCCAGCCGACACGAAGTACGCATGGCCGTGACACCCTCGCCATCTCCCGCTGCAGAAGGAGGTGATGAAGAGGACGCCAGTGCCGACGACGACAATGAGGGCGGGGGCAGGCGGGAGGTGCGATTCCAGCAGCAGAGCCTGGCGTCGCGAAGGCGGGAGAGGGCCATGAAGCAGAGGAAGCAGAGCGGAGCCTGCGGAGAAAGCGGAGCGGAGCCTGCAGCGAGCGCACGAGGAGACGGAGTGGgagatatatttttttatttggaaAGATGGCGATCATTGTCGTTTGTTGAAATCTTCATTCTTGTTCGTCCACTCTACCCTATCCTTCTTCATCTCCGGCGTGTCTCAATGGCAATTGATGTTATCTATGAAAGCCAAGCATTTGGACTCCAATCTTCCTTCTCTTTCCAGAAAAGCCCCTAATATAATAACAAACACAAGTTTACTTTGTGATTGATAAATAAGCAAGCAGCAGCAAAGAATGTAACGCTAACAGTTACGGGCCATCTTGTCAGGGCCTTGGTCGAGACGCGGCGGGCCGGTTGGTGGATTCGGCCCAACAACAGCCTGATCTAATTTGAAACAACTCGAGCGGAATCCGACTCCGCGTCGCGCGTCGCAGTTCCTGCCTCTCCTGCGCCAGCGCTACGCATACATATATCAGGAAAGGAAACGAACGCCGGCGAGGCGGCGACCAAGCAATTCGATCACAACTCGTCGGAAGAAAAAAGAAGGAAGGGAAGGCTGGTTGGAAGAACGAGCGGATCCGACCAGGAAACAAAGAAACCAGCAGGctcccggcgccggcgccgacgaGAGGTAGTAATAATGGAGGCGTGGCGGTTCGGCTTCGACCCGTCGTTGTTCCCGCCGGCGTACAAGTTCGACCCCACCGACACCGACATCGTGGTGCACTACCTCCTCCCGCGCGCCCTGGGCGTCCCCAACCCGCACGAGCACGCCTTCCTCGACGCCGACCCCTGCAGCTGCCCGCCGTGGGAGTTCATGCGCCGCAACGGCCACGCTGACAGCGACCACGCTTTCTTCTTCGCGCCCCCGCGCGCGCGCGGGAAGCGGGCCGTCTGCGTAGTCTCCCCAGGGGAGGAGGACGGCGTCGGCGTCAGGTGGGACGCGCAGAAGAGCACGGAGACCTCCATCGTCctcgtgcgcggcggcggcggcggcgggccgggGGGCCGTGCGGCCGAGATGCCCATCAAGTACAAGCGCTGCAACCTGTCGTACTACCACGGCGACGAGCCCAGCACCAGCGGGTGGGTCATGCACGAgtaccagatcaccgtgccgccGCGGCTCTCCAGCACCGTCCTGTCGCGCGTCAAGGTCACCGACAGGGGCAAGCACAAGCAGCGACTGAaggacgccgccgctgccgccggcggtAGCCCGCAGCAGGTTGTTGTTCCGGACCCAGACCAGCCCGGCCCGAGCAACTACGACGACTtcgtccatggccatggccatgacgacgacgacggaaATGCCCTTGGGTTGAGCGGCGGCGAGCAGTCGAGGTTGTCTACCTAGGGATGGTAATTGCAGTGTCATGGCGGAGATGGCTGCCTACTTCGTCGACGATGGCAACAACTAAATGAACGACGGCTCTTGCTACTACCATCAGTACCAGGACGACGGCAGCTGCGGCGACTACTGTTTCAACGTCGGAGACAGCAACGTTGACCATGAGTACCACGACGGCGGCAGCGAAGGTTGAGATGCATTCGAGCAATACTACCTAGGGGGTAGTGTATAAAGTGAAAGTGTACTTCTATTTGGTCTATGTTTGGCAGCAATTTGATTTTGTTACTTTTGTCTTTCTAAACATGAAGCATTGTTGGCATTGATTTATGTAACTATTCAGATTGGTTGGTTATTTACTTATTACACATTCTCTTGGTCCTTCTGAATTACAAAGCATTAAGAGAGCTGTTTTGATTACATTGAAGAAAAAGGCTTATTTCAATCTCGCATGAACAAGACCTTTTTCCCATGTGCTGCCGGCTAGAGGAAGCTAAATTTCCAGTTCCATTGCAACCATTTTATGCAATAATTTGGAATGTCAACAGAATGAGTGCATGCTACAGATGGACGGCTCTAAATTTACACAATCAAAATGATTGAGCTCGTGCTTAAGAT
This sequence is a window from Miscanthus floridulus cultivar M001 chromosome 10, ASM1932011v1, whole genome shotgun sequence. Protein-coding genes within it:
- the LOC136488310 gene encoding NAC domain-containing protein 58-like, yielding MEAWRFGFDPSLFPPAYKFDPTDTDIVVHYLLPRALGVPNPHEHAFLDADPCSCPPWEFMRRNGHADSDHAFFFAPPRARGKRAVCVVSPGEEDGVGVRWDAQKSTETSIVLVRGGGGGGPGGRAAEMPIKYKRCNLSYYHGDEPSTSGWVMHEYQITVPPRLSSTVLSRVKVTDRGKHKQRLKDAAAAAGGSPQQVVVPDPDQPGPSNYDDFVHGHGHDDDDGNALGLSGGEQSRLST